Proteins found in one Penaeus vannamei isolate JL-2024 chromosome 29, ASM4276789v1, whole genome shotgun sequence genomic segment:
- the LOC113821544 gene encoding lysosomal acid glucosylceramidase-like yields the protein MRSLCVLVALVGAVAAQAGKECVPRNFGFDSVACVCNATYCDEMGDIAFPDSGFFTVITSSREGHRFSPETLALQDAPAADSVVVRVDHNKEFQTMMGFGGAFTDSAGLNIVKLSEAAQENVMRAYFSPEGIEYTLCRVPIAGSDFSVRPYSYDDVPGDVALEHFALAEEDDLYKIPLILRAQELTRQPLQLFGSPWSPPAWMKTNGKFNESGELLKEMWQPYSDYFVKFVEAYEAAGIPMWGLTTQNEPLSGFDDNWGWNTCGWTAEDMRDWIKANLGPTLAAAGMRRLVLMVDDFNRDTLPWYPKPMLEDPVAAQYIDGTAVHWYSDQWVGPSVMDETHMLFPDKFLLYTEACEGWDAPAEDSVRLGQWSRAEKYAHSILENINHFSTGWVDWNMALDMAGGPNWADNYVDSPIIINADADEFYKQPSFYAMGHFSKFVFPGAKRVFSTTVSEEDVEVVAFHETGGRNVLVFHNRGEEAKNLTVTDETGIYLNFPIPAKALQTVLY from the exons ATGAGGTCTCTGTGTGTGCTCGTGGCCCTCGTGGGGGCGGTCGCTGCGCAGG CCGGCAAAGAATGCGTCCCGCGCAACTTTGGCTTCGACAGCGTGGCTTGTGTCTGTAATGCCACGTACTGTGACGAGATGGGCGACATTGCCTTCCCGGACAGTGGCTTTTTCACCGTTATCACTTCCTCCCGAGAGGGTCACAGGTTCAGCCCCGAGACGCTGGCTCTCCAGGACGCTCCGGCAgcag actCCGTGGTCGTGCGGGTGGACCACAACAAGGAGTTCCAGACCATGATGGGCTTCGGGGGCGCCTTCACGGACTCCGCCGGTCTCAACATCGTCAAGCTCTCTGAGGCCGCGCAGGAAAACGTTATGAG ggcCTACTTCTCCCCCGAGGGCATCGAGTACACCCTCTGCCGCGTCCCGATCGCCGGCAGCGACTTCTCCGTCCGCCCTTACTCCTACGACGACGTTCCCGGTGACGTCGCACTCGAACACTTCGCGCTCGCCGAGGAGGACGACCTCTATAAG attCCCCTCATCCTCAGGGCACAGGAGTTGACCCGCCAGCCCCTCCAGCTCTTCGGGTCCCCCTGGTCCCCGCCGGCCTGGATGAAGACCAACGGGAAGTTTAACGAGTCTGGAGAACTTCTGAAGGAGATGTGGCAGCCCTATTCCGACTATTTCGTCAa GTTCGTCGAGGCGTACGAGGCCGCGGGCATTCCGATGTGGGGCCTCACGACGCAGAACGAGCCCCTGAGCGGCTTCGATGAC AACTGGGGCTGGAACACCTGTGGCTGGACGGCAGAGGACATGCGTGACTGGATCAAGGCGAACCTGGGACCCACCCTCGCAGCAGCCGGTATGAGGCGCCTGGTGCTGATGGTGGACGACTTCAACAGGGATACGCTGCCCTGGTACCCGAAGccg aTGCTCGAGGACCCCGTGGCCGCCCAGTACATCGACGGAACGGCCGTGCACTGGTACTCCGATCAGTGGGTCGGTCCCTCGGTCATGGACGAGACGCACATGCTCTTCCCGGACAAGTTCCTGCTCTACACCGAGGCTTGTGAAG GCTGGGACGCCCCCGCCGAGGACAGCGTGAGGCTCGGGCAGTGGAGTCGGGCTGAGAAATACGCTCATTCCATCTTGGAG aaCATAAATCACTTTTCGACGGGTTGGGTTGACTGGAACATGGCGCTGGACATGGCTGGTGGACCGAACTGGGCTGATAATTATGTGGATTCCCCGATTATCATCAATGCT GACGCCGACGAGTTCTACAAGCAGCCCAGCTTCTACGCCATGGGCCACTTCAGCAAGTTCGTTTTCCCTGGCGCCAAGAGGGTGTTCTCTACCACCGTGTCTGAGGAGGACGTCGAGGTGGTGGCCTTCCACGAAACCGGGGGGAGGAACGTCTTGGTTTTCCATAACAg gggagaggaagcgaagaacCTCACAGTCACAGACGAAACCGGAATTTACCTCAATTTCCCCATTCCAGCCAAGGCTCTCCAGACCGTTCTCTATTAA